In the genome of Afipia felis ATCC 53690, the window CTCGGTGTCGAACTCGCCGATCTTGTCGCGTGGAAACTCCACCCTGAACACCAGCACCGGGCGGCCGGAAATATCGATCACGACGCGCGACAACGTCTCGTCCATCGGAAGGTGCACGCCGGCATAGCGGGTGATGCCCGCCATGTCGCCCAGCGCCTGCTTCACGGCCTGACCGAGCGCGATGCCGACATCCTCGGTGGTGTGGTGGTGGTCGATGTGGAGGTCGCCCTTCGCCTTTACCGTGATGTCGATGCCCGAATGGCGCGCCAAGAGGTCCAGCATGTGGTCGAAGAAACCGATGCCGGTCGCAACGTCGGAGGTGCCGGTGCCGTCAAGATTGACGCTGACGGCGATATCGGTCTCCTTGGTCTTGCGCTTGATCGTGGCCGTGCGCATGAAATCCGCTCCAGAACCCAATTTTGAGCGCCTTTTAACAGGCAGATGACGCCTTCGCTACTGCAACAGTGGCCGGAAAACCTGCCAATCGCTCCTATGGTGACCGGATTTTTCCGGATTCCGGGGTCCCGCAGCCGCCGTTTGCATCCAGGGCGCGCCTTTCCTAAATGGGAGCAGCAGGGGACAGATCATATGCAGAATTCGCAAGCCGAGAGCTGGCACGGCACCACGATCCTCACCGTCCGCAAGGGCGGGAAGGTGGTCGTGGGCGGCGACGGCCAGGTCTCGATCGGCCAGACGATCATCAAATCCAACGCCCGCAAGGTACGGAAGCTCGGCAAGGGCGACGTGATCGGCGGCTTCGCCGGGGCGACCGCCGACGCTTTCACGCTGTTCGAGCGGCTGGAGAGCAAACTCGAGCAATATCCGGGGCAACTGACGCGCGCCTGCGTCGAGCTCGCCAAGGATTGGCGCACGGATCGCTATCTGCGACGACTCGAAGCCATGATGATCGTCGCCGACAAGGATGTCTCGCTGGTGCTCACCGGCACCGGCGACGTGCTCGAGCCCGAGGATGGCATCATCGCGATCGGCTCCGGCGGCAATTATGCACTGGCCGCCGCACGCGCTTTGGCCGATTCCGAACATGAAGCCGAGGCCATCGTGCGCCGCTCGCTCGAGATCGCAGCCGACATCTGCGTTTACACCAACCGCAACTTGACCATCGAAACACTCCTCACATGAGCGCGGCGAAAGTCGCGGCAATTCCTGCCATGGCCGGATTGTCGCCGCGTCACGGTTTCTTTCTCGGCACACTTTTGCTCCTTCTCCAGGCGGCGGCGCTTTACATGATGGGCCGCGTGCCGATCTGCACCTGCGGTTATGTCAAGCTTTGGCACGGCGTGGTGCAGAGTTCGGAGAACTCACAGCACATCGCCGACTGGTATACCTTTTCGCACATCATT includes:
- the hisB gene encoding imidazoleglycerol-phosphate dehydratase HisB, which produces MRTATIKRKTKETDIAVSVNLDGTGTSDVATGIGFFDHMLDLLARHSGIDITVKAKGDLHIDHHHTTEDVGIALGQAVKQALGDMAGITRYAGVHLPMDETLSRVVIDISGRPVLVFRVEFPRDKIGEFDTELVREWFHAFAMNAGITLHVETLYGENSHHISESCFKGLARALRAAVAIDPRANGAVPSTKGQLGG
- the hslV gene encoding ATP-dependent protease subunit HslV yields the protein MQNSQAESWHGTTILTVRKGGKVVVGGDGQVSIGQTIIKSNARKVRKLGKGDVIGGFAGATADAFTLFERLESKLEQYPGQLTRACVELAKDWRTDRYLRRLEAMMIVADKDVSLVLTGTGDVLEPEDGIIAIGSGGNYALAAARALADSEHEAEAIVRRSLEIAADICVYTNRNLTIETLLT